A single genomic interval of Alteromonas sp. BL110 harbors:
- a CDS encoding potassium/proton antiporter, protein MFAVDHIILISAVLAILGVLASKLSPRFGVPVLVLFLGVGMLAGEDGIGRIFFDNADAAHAIGTFALILILFDGGLQTSKKSIIHAWKPAALLATFGVVGTAVLTGVAAMVILDLPLYKGLLLGAIVGSTDAAAVFSVLRNAGIRIPAKIKSTLELESASNDPMAIFLTIGLITLIQDSTTKPLDLLSLFASQMGVGAAVGLAIGGIAVWLFRRVTLMAIGLYPVFVMLFGVLSFGLAANLNGSGFLATFITGVIVGNSRFAYQRNTFVFLDGLAWLGQIAMFVILGLLVTPTELFVSWKEGLLIALVLIFIARPLVVMPILLLSKFSFKASLLISWVGLRGSVPIILAIFPLIFGMPYAELIFNVVFFIVLISALLQGSTLPYAARKLGLVLGDNVKSSSTLEIVKVAKSKRELIEIEVSKLSPALDKTISELSLPDNTVVAMIARGEETLIPKGSTKIETGDQIFIITKLLDKNAVEQCFYNEQE, encoded by the coding sequence ATGTTTGCAGTTGATCACATTATTTTAATCAGCGCAGTGCTGGCCATTTTAGGTGTGCTGGCTAGCAAGCTGTCTCCGCGTTTTGGTGTACCTGTTCTGGTGCTATTCCTCGGCGTAGGTATGCTGGCTGGTGAAGATGGCATTGGCCGAATATTCTTTGATAATGCTGATGCCGCCCATGCTATAGGCACGTTTGCACTTATTCTTATTCTATTTGATGGCGGCCTGCAAACGTCTAAGAAGTCTATAATTCATGCGTGGAAGCCAGCGGCTTTGCTCGCCACCTTTGGTGTGGTGGGTACGGCAGTGCTCACTGGTGTGGCTGCTATGGTTATTCTCGATTTACCGCTTTATAAAGGCTTATTGCTCGGTGCTATCGTTGGGTCAACTGATGCAGCTGCGGTTTTTTCTGTGTTGCGCAACGCAGGTATACGCATTCCCGCTAAGATTAAATCGACTCTGGAGCTGGAAAGTGCGTCGAACGATCCTATGGCTATATTCCTTACTATTGGCCTTATAACCCTTATTCAAGACAGCACGACTAAACCACTGGATTTACTTTCCCTGTTTGCTAGCCAAATGGGCGTTGGCGCTGCTGTTGGACTTGCTATTGGCGGTATTGCCGTGTGGCTTTTCAGACGCGTGACTTTAATGGCTATAGGTTTGTACCCGGTATTTGTAATGTTGTTTGGGGTGTTGTCTTTTGGCTTAGCAGCTAACCTAAATGGCAGCGGCTTCCTCGCTACTTTTATTACTGGCGTAATAGTGGGTAACAGCCGCTTTGCTTATCAGCGAAATACTTTTGTTTTTTTGGATGGGCTGGCTTGGTTAGGGCAAATTGCCATGTTCGTTATATTGGGTTTGCTAGTGACGCCCACCGAGCTTTTTGTTAGCTGGAAAGAAGGGTTGTTAATTGCTCTAGTACTTATTTTTATAGCACGTCCGTTGGTGGTAATGCCTATTTTGCTGCTCTCAAAGTTCTCGTTTAAAGCATCGCTTCTCATATCATGGGTGGGGCTGCGAGGTTCGGTGCCGATTATTTTAGCTATATTCCCGCTAATATTTGGCATGCCTTACGCTGAGCTTATATTCAATGTGGTGTTCTTTATCGTGCTAATTTCGGCCTTGTTGCAAGGTTCTACCCTTCCGTATGCGGCCCGCAAATTAGGTTTAGTGTTAGGTGATAACGTTAAATCGTCGAGTACCCTAGAAATTGTGAAAGTCGCTAAGAGCAAGCGCGAACTTATAGAAATAGAAGTATCCAAGTTATCACCAGCTCTAGATAAAACGATCAGTGAATTATCACTACCTGACAATACGGTAGTAGCAATGATTGCCCGTGGTGAAGAAACCCTTATACCCAAAGGAAGCACGAAAATAGAAACGGGTGATCAAATTTTTATAATTACAAAACTGCTCGATAAAAACGCCGTAGAGCAATGCTTTTACAACGAGCAGGAATAG
- a CDS encoding DUF3034 family protein, whose translation MIKRLLLPLLFLSPLVNADSGSRLIASGGINGFEGTAGGGITPWAFIGGYTSKEEISYSANVQYLSLSDYSLTTAGAGISLFDRMEISIQRQRLDISAGLTSNVFALLTDGAVTNANSTTIEQDIVGAKVKLFGDGVFTQNSWAPQIALGAQYKKNRDFDSSLSLPDGTVPLPEVGVPSLLGAKNDSGTDIYLSATKLWLGTPSGYNLLTNLTARYTKANVFGLLGFGAEGNDNAEVEWEGSVAVLISPTTAIGTEFRTQTNRLGGLAEEDTVIDAFIAYFPNKSISITAAYVDLGNLPLQESSSGFYLTVNGNF comes from the coding sequence ATGATAAAGCGCTTGTTACTTCCCTTACTTTTTTTATCGCCGTTAGTAAACGCTGATAGCGGCTCTCGCTTAATAGCCTCGGGCGGAATTAATGGCTTTGAAGGTACCGCAGGTGGCGGCATAACTCCTTGGGCATTTATTGGCGGGTACACGAGTAAAGAAGAAATTAGCTATTCTGCCAATGTTCAGTACTTAAGTCTTAGCGATTACTCGCTCACTACTGCAGGTGCTGGCATAAGTCTTTTTGACCGCATGGAAATTAGCATACAGCGTCAGCGTTTAGATATTTCAGCCGGGTTAACCAGCAATGTTTTTGCGCTACTTACAGATGGTGCGGTGACCAATGCTAACAGTACAACTATTGAGCAAGATATTGTGGGGGCAAAGGTTAAATTGTTCGGAGATGGCGTTTTTACCCAAAACTCATGGGCCCCGCAAATCGCTTTAGGCGCCCAATACAAGAAAAACAGAGATTTTGATAGCTCACTTTCATTGCCAGATGGCACCGTTCCACTACCTGAGGTAGGGGTACCTTCACTGTTAGGCGCAAAGAACGACAGTGGCACTGACATCTACCTTTCAGCGACTAAATTATGGTTGGGCACACCATCAGGCTATAATTTACTTACTAATTTAACCGCCAGGTACACTAAGGCAAATGTGTTTGGTCTATTAGGATTTGGTGCTGAAGGTAACGACAATGCAGAAGTTGAGTGGGAAGGCTCCGTTGCAGTATTAATCAGCCCTACCACGGCAATAGGCACTGAGTTTCGGACGCAAACTAATCGGCTGGGGGGGCTAGCCGAAGAGGACACGGTTATTGATGCTTTTATTGCTTACTTTCCAAATAAGTCTATTTCAATTACCGCTGCCTATGTGGATTTAGGTAATTTACCGTTGCAAGAGAGCTCTAGTGGCTTCTACCTAACGGTAAATGGCAATTTTTAA
- the secD gene encoding protein translocase subunit SecD gives MARFSFRGFVYVLIVMLGLLSAAPNILPQSVKQQLPTWYTTNTLSLGLDLRGGSHLLLAADTNALFEKQLSSFSSDVLSELRSQNVRYTRTTHSLSSKASSVDSVERVVFTLRSTDDARKVKDIAYQISAQPNGTSALDVAIKQNTVSLTLNELYAEQLIKDTLSRSVEVVRKRLNETGLTEPSVTLQGKDAILVQMPGMSDPTQVKKLLGTTAQMTFHWAANSQSEQVMNKQDAAGNTYRLEQKVALEGEHITDAAGVLSSETGQPVVTFRLDSAGAKQFATMTRDNIGRVLAIVLDDKVVTAPVINSVIPGGRGEITGNFTLPEASNTALMLRTGALPVPLSIIEERTVGPDLGSDAIQTGVESGVIGALLVLAFMVAIYGRWGAIASFALCINMALVFGALTLFGATLTLPGIAGLILTMGMAVDANILINERIREESKKGRPAASAIEVGFEKAFATIVDSNFTTLIAVSLLFMFGSGPIKGFAITIALGLVSSVFTAVALTKMLMLKAVKSKKRNVRDRTPMRFSSPLLRLSDKLSGINFLAKRKIALSISVVLTVLSIGLFAKPGLHYGVDFTGGTMIELTAPALSTDELRDVIESNGFDQVAIQEYGSEHHYLLRAPVLDSGEEVENSNAEQTDGLKRAISQADDHVSFDKIDMVGPKVSGGFAELSILALLIAGGGMLAYLWARFEAHFATAALLTVVLDLTKTIGFFALTGIEFNLTAVAALLALIGYSINDKVVVLDRIRELLRLDPAKSLANTVNEAVNSTLSRTVFTSVTTLLALLPMALFGGDAVESFAVPMVFAVVIGTSSTLFITSTLLYLLGSRREKQGKAQLKPTAEEIRASLSHIP, from the coding sequence ATGGCACGATTTTCATTTCGTGGCTTTGTGTATGTGCTCATCGTTATGCTCGGTTTACTGAGCGCTGCGCCCAACATATTGCCACAATCAGTTAAACAGCAGTTACCCACGTGGTACACCACTAACACACTTTCATTAGGCTTAGATTTACGGGGCGGATCGCATCTTCTCTTAGCAGCAGACACAAATGCTTTGTTTGAGAAGCAACTCAGCAGTTTTTCTAGCGATGTACTTAGCGAGTTACGTAGTCAAAATGTACGCTATACCAGAACAACTCATTCTCTTTCTTCGAAGGCCAGCAGCGTAGATAGTGTTGAAAGGGTTGTTTTTACGTTACGCAGTACAGACGATGCAAGAAAGGTTAAAGACATTGCCTATCAAATTTCGGCGCAACCGAACGGAACAAGTGCACTTGATGTTGCGATAAAGCAAAACACCGTCTCTCTTACACTTAATGAACTCTATGCTGAGCAGCTAATTAAGGACACGTTAAGTCGAAGTGTTGAGGTAGTACGAAAGCGTTTGAACGAAACGGGGCTTACGGAACCCAGTGTTACCTTGCAGGGTAAAGACGCGATTTTAGTTCAGATGCCAGGTATGTCGGACCCAACCCAAGTGAAAAAGCTACTGGGCACTACCGCACAAATGACTTTTCACTGGGCCGCGAACAGCCAGTCTGAGCAGGTAATGAATAAGCAAGACGCGGCGGGTAATACCTATCGCTTAGAACAAAAAGTGGCGCTAGAAGGCGAACATATCACTGATGCGGCCGGTGTTCTAAGCAGTGAAACCGGTCAGCCTGTAGTGACGTTTCGTTTAGACAGTGCCGGTGCTAAGCAGTTTGCCACTATGACCCGTGACAACATTGGCCGCGTGCTTGCTATTGTGCTTGACGATAAAGTGGTGACCGCCCCGGTTATTAACAGCGTGATCCCAGGTGGTCGCGGAGAAATTACCGGAAACTTCACCTTGCCAGAGGCGAGTAATACCGCGTTAATGCTTCGCACTGGCGCGCTACCCGTGCCACTTAGCATAATTGAAGAACGCACGGTGGGGCCTGATTTAGGTAGTGATGCTATTCAAACTGGTGTTGAAAGCGGCGTGATAGGTGCGTTACTGGTATTGGCATTTATGGTGGCGATTTACGGCAGGTGGGGGGCAATTGCAAGTTTTGCTCTGTGTATCAACATGGCATTGGTGTTTGGCGCGTTAACCTTATTTGGTGCAACACTGACGTTACCGGGTATCGCAGGTTTGATTCTGACTATGGGTATGGCGGTAGATGCGAACATTTTAATTAATGAGCGTATTCGCGAAGAAAGTAAAAAAGGCCGTCCGGCAGCCAGTGCAATAGAAGTGGGCTTTGAAAAAGCATTCGCAACAATAGTAGATTCAAACTTCACTACGCTTATAGCGGTAAGCTTGTTGTTTATGTTCGGTAGTGGGCCTATCAAAGGGTTTGCCATTACCATTGCTCTTGGGCTTGTATCCTCAGTATTTACTGCGGTTGCTTTAACTAAAATGTTAATGCTAAAAGCGGTCAAGTCGAAAAAAAGAAATGTAAGAGATCGCACGCCTATGCGCTTCTCTTCACCACTACTGCGCTTAAGCGATAAGCTTAGCGGTATTAACTTTCTTGCAAAACGTAAAATTGCATTGTCTATTTCAGTAGTGCTAACAGTTCTCTCAATCGGATTATTTGCCAAACCAGGTTTACATTATGGCGTCGACTTTACTGGCGGTACTATGATTGAGTTGACCGCGCCAGCTCTTTCGACTGACGAGTTACGAGATGTCATTGAAAGTAATGGTTTTGATCAGGTAGCAATTCAGGAATATGGCAGTGAGCATCATTATTTGTTGCGAGCGCCTGTTCTAGATAGCGGTGAAGAGGTTGAAAATAGCAATGCAGAGCAGACTGACGGTTTAAAACGTGCGATTTCTCAAGCTGACGACCACGTAAGTTTTGATAAAATTGATATGGTTGGACCAAAAGTCAGCGGAGGTTTCGCGGAGCTATCTATTCTTGCGCTGCTTATAGCTGGTGGCGGAATGCTGGCGTATTTGTGGGCGCGTTTTGAAGCGCATTTCGCAACGGCTGCGCTACTTACTGTTGTACTTGATTTAACCAAGACAATAGGCTTTTTCGCATTAACGGGAATCGAGTTTAACTTAACCGCCGTTGCAGCGTTATTAGCGCTTATTGGTTATTCGATAAACGATAAAGTGGTGGTGCTTGATCGCATCCGCGAATTATTACGCTTAGACCCAGCTAAATCTTTAGCGAACACTGTTAATGAAGCGGTGAACAGCACATTAAGTCGCACGGTATTTACGTCTGTTACCACATTGCTAGCGCTGCTTCCAATGGCTTTGTTTGGCGGTGACGCAGTAGAAAGCTTCGCAGTGCCTATGGTCTTTGCTGTTGTAATTGGCACGTCTTCGACCTTGTTTATTACCTCTACATTACTATATCTATTGGGAAGCAGAAGAGAGAAACAGGGTAAAGCACAGTTAAAGCCCACTGCAGAAGAAATTAGGGCTTCGTTGTCGCACATCCCTTAG
- a CDS encoding ZapG family protein — translation MELLVSLALLVVGLIIGFFAGRFLQQKQGAGNAAQTEKQVKEILAQQAQHHIHQTRQSLESIESQCETLKQQIEEYEMLLEQGSDEEDSKVPFYGEQATTYLRNNLKGTDKSKVNRVSDTQPKDFANTGSGLFVGGSEQNNAEKQ, via the coding sequence ATGGAATTGTTAGTATCTCTTGCTTTGTTAGTTGTTGGTTTAATTATTGGCTTTTTCGCTGGTCGCTTTCTTCAACAAAAGCAAGGCGCAGGTAACGCTGCACAAACTGAGAAGCAAGTTAAAGAGATCCTTGCACAACAGGCGCAGCATCATATACATCAAACTCGTCAAAGCTTAGAAAGCATTGAGAGTCAGTGCGAAACGCTAAAACAACAGATAGAAGAATACGAAATGCTGCTTGAACAGGGCAGTGATGAAGAAGACAGCAAAGTTCCTTTTTATGGGGAACAAGCTACCACCTATTTACGCAATAATTTGAAAGGGACTGACAAGTCTAAAGTAAATCGTGTTTCTGATACTCAACCAAAAGACTTTGCTAATACAGGGTCTGGGTTGTTCGTCGGCGGTTCTGAGCAGAATAACGCAGAAAAACAGTAA
- a CDS encoding YebC/PmpR family DNA-binding transcriptional regulator, which translates to MGRAFEVRKAAMAKTAGAKTKVYSKYGKEIYVCAKNGGADPDTNLSLRRLMEKAKKDQVPSHVIEKAIDKAAGGAGEDFQPMRYEGFGPGNCMVIVDCLSDNANRTITEVRNCFTKTNAKLGAQGAVSHMFDHQAVFQFEGEDEDAILEVLMEADVDVTDVEVEDGKVTVYAPHTEFYQVKTALTEAYPDITFIADEMSWMPQTETEISEEDMPMFEKFMDMLNDCDDVQDVYHNAITPSSN; encoded by the coding sequence ATGGGAAGAGCATTCGAAGTTCGTAAAGCCGCCATGGCAAAAACTGCCGGCGCAAAAACTAAGGTTTATTCTAAGTACGGTAAAGAGATTTACGTGTGCGCAAAAAATGGTGGTGCCGACCCAGACACTAACCTTTCACTTCGCCGCCTAATGGAAAAAGCGAAGAAAGACCAGGTACCAAGCCACGTTATTGAAAAAGCGATTGATAAAGCAGCAGGTGGCGCTGGTGAAGATTTTCAGCCTATGCGTTATGAAGGTTTCGGTCCGGGTAACTGTATGGTTATTGTTGACTGCTTGTCTGACAACGCAAACCGCACTATTACCGAGGTACGCAACTGCTTTACTAAAACTAATGCCAAGCTAGGTGCGCAGGGTGCGGTATCGCATATGTTCGATCACCAAGCGGTATTCCAGTTCGAAGGCGAAGACGAAGACGCTATCCTAGAAGTGCTGATGGAAGCAGATGTAGATGTAACTGACGTTGAAGTTGAAGACGGTAAAGTGACGGTTTATGCGCCGCATACTGAATTCTATCAAGTAAAAACAGCGCTAACTGAAGCTTACCCGGATATTACGTTTATTGCCGATGAGATGAGCTGGATGCCTCAGACTGAAACAGAGATCAGCGAAGAAGATATGCCTATGTTTGAAAAATTCATGGACATGCTTAACGACTGTGACGACGTCCAAGACGTTTACCACAACGCGATTACGCCGAGCAGTAACTAA
- a CDS encoding putative bifunctional diguanylate cyclase/phosphodiesterase has translation MENHTQSHDLAKGQQEMVAVRFRRRYRLCQVLTVIGVLFLLTLGSINLISNARFLGILLLSCAFVGLVNLYLLKRSDNVERAATVLSGILCFLSLSLLITGGKDNTGMLWIYPIMAINLFINRFWPAVVIFSFFTIASLLVLFTPLSFLLMTSYSLVEAIRFVLTVLALNVICLAALYSEEQAYQTIIQLHADDVRQMAFFDTLTGLPNRWNFKNNLQRLISRAKKDKRRIGLLYIDLDNFKQVNDQFGHEAGDRLLLEFSERLWEVIRPSDQLFKPNKDSLARLAGDEFVVILPDMKKPQDASKAAERILRVFDNGFDVDGISHNVYASIGIAVYPDDAIEPAALLQHADAAMYDAKNNGRNCYRFFTQDIAMALQQRQKIEKGLRLALSENQFSLVYMPIFDCKDNSIVAVEALLRCQSSELEGIGPDDFIPVAESTGLIKEIDLWVIDNALNALTQLQSSCAFEGKICINVSGVELNNERFPSQVKALLMKNNVSPESVELEITETAFVAGDMTCLETLKALNELGISLALDDFGTGYTAFSQLIHYPANCLKIDRSFVNDLFSASESRSKMVMIIQNLAKLYSLRVIAEGVETEEQLAYLKSLGCDWAQGYYLSRPLPWNELLNQITVNIKERE, from the coding sequence TTGGAGAACCACACTCAATCTCATGATTTAGCAAAAGGTCAGCAAGAAATGGTCGCTGTGCGATTTCGCAGGCGCTATAGATTATGCCAAGTCTTAACCGTTATTGGAGTGCTGTTTCTTCTAACCTTAGGCAGCATTAATCTAATTAGTAACGCACGCTTTCTTGGTATCTTACTATTAAGCTGTGCATTTGTCGGTTTGGTAAACCTATACCTTTTAAAACGCTCAGATAATGTGGAGCGCGCTGCCACTGTACTTAGCGGTATACTCTGTTTTCTCTCCCTCTCACTTCTTATCACTGGCGGAAAAGACAATACGGGTATGCTATGGATTTATCCAATTATGGCTATCAACCTATTTATTAATCGCTTTTGGCCAGCGGTTGTTATCTTTTCCTTTTTCACTATTGCTAGCTTGCTTGTGCTTTTCACGCCACTGTCGTTTTTACTAATGACTAGCTACTCGTTAGTGGAAGCAATACGTTTTGTTCTTACCGTACTAGCGCTGAACGTTATTTGCTTAGCCGCGCTTTATTCAGAAGAGCAAGCCTATCAAACCATCATTCAACTTCACGCTGACGATGTCCGCCAAATGGCTTTTTTCGATACATTAACAGGACTTCCTAATCGCTGGAATTTCAAAAACAATCTACAGCGTTTAATCAGCCGTGCGAAAAAAGACAAGCGTCGCATAGGGCTACTTTATATCGACCTTGATAACTTTAAACAGGTAAATGACCAGTTTGGTCATGAGGCTGGAGACCGCTTACTACTTGAATTTAGTGAACGCCTATGGGAAGTCATTCGACCTAGCGACCAATTGTTCAAGCCAAATAAAGATAGTTTAGCCAGGCTAGCGGGTGACGAATTCGTCGTAATTTTGCCTGACATGAAAAAACCGCAAGATGCCAGTAAAGCTGCAGAGCGCATTTTACGTGTATTTGACAATGGGTTTGATGTTGACGGCATTTCTCACAACGTATATGCCAGCATAGGTATAGCCGTTTACCCTGATGACGCAATAGAGCCGGCGGCACTACTGCAACATGCTGATGCTGCGATGTATGATGCGAAAAATAATGGTCGAAACTGCTATAGGTTCTTTACGCAGGATATAGCAATGGCGTTACAGCAACGCCAAAAAATAGAAAAAGGGCTAAGGCTTGCGCTTAGTGAAAATCAATTTTCATTGGTATACATGCCAATTTTTGATTGCAAAGATAATAGTATTGTTGCGGTGGAAGCCTTGCTGAGGTGTCAGAGCTCAGAACTAGAGGGCATTGGACCTGACGACTTTATACCCGTTGCAGAATCTACCGGTCTTATTAAAGAAATAGATTTATGGGTTATTGATAATGCGTTGAACGCGCTAACGCAATTGCAAAGCTCTTGCGCCTTCGAAGGAAAAATTTGTATTAATGTATCCGGCGTAGAGCTCAATAACGAACGATTCCCTTCACAAGTTAAAGCGCTCCTGATGAAAAACAATGTTTCACCTGAAAGCGTCGAACTAGAAATAACGGAAACGGCGTTTGTTGCAGGAGATATGACCTGCCTAGAAACCCTTAAAGCATTGAACGAGCTAGGCATTTCGTTAGCTCTCGATGACTTTGGAACAGGTTATACAGCCTTCAGCCAGCTTATTCACTACCCCGCCAACTGCCTGAAGATAGACCGCTCTTTCGTAAACGACCTTTTTTCTGCTTCTGAGTCGCGTAGTAAAATGGTCATGATTATTCAAAACCTTGCCAAACTGTACAGTCTTCGCGTGATCGCCGAAGGCGTAGAAACAGAAGAACAGCTCGCTTATTTAAAGAGCCTTGGGTGCGATTGGGCACAAGGATATTACCTTTCTCGCCCACTACCATGGAACGAACTACTAAATCAGATTACTGTAAACATCAAAGAACGCGAATAA
- the zapE gene encoding cell division protein ZapE, whose amino-acid sequence MTPWEKYQLDLKSSDFHYDAAQENAVKELQRLYDELTQPEKKVTWRVKLKAAFGKGHAKPGIQGIYFYGGVGRGKTYLVDTFYDCLPFEKKMRVHFHRFMYRVHDELKQLKSAQDPLKLVAAKLAKEARVICFDEFFVSDITDAMILGTLMEELFGHGIVLVATSNIVPDDLYKNGLQRARFLPAIDLLNQNTRVVNVDSGIDYRLRTLEQAEIYHYPLDDEATENLHSYFSQLAPEEGSKGEDIEVNNRQIPTLRNADGVLMIDFKALCGGPRSQSDYIELSRCYHSVLLANVAEMGQHNDDVARRFIAMVDEFYERNVKLIISAEVALESLYTEGLLNFEFRRCLSRLKEMQSHDYLATEHLP is encoded by the coding sequence ATGACGCCATGGGAAAAATATCAGTTAGATCTTAAGTCGTCTGATTTTCATTATGACGCGGCACAAGAAAATGCAGTAAAAGAACTTCAGCGTTTGTACGATGAACTGACCCAGCCCGAAAAGAAAGTGACCTGGCGGGTTAAGTTAAAAGCAGCGTTTGGTAAAGGTCATGCCAAGCCAGGTATTCAAGGCATTTACTTTTATGGCGGGGTAGGGCGAGGTAAAACTTACTTAGTCGATACCTTCTATGACTGTTTGCCTTTTGAAAAGAAAATGCGGGTGCATTTCCACCGCTTTATGTATCGCGTACACGACGAGCTCAAGCAACTTAAAAGCGCACAAGACCCGTTAAAGTTAGTGGCGGCAAAGCTGGCAAAAGAAGCGCGAGTTATCTGTTTTGATGAGTTTTTCGTATCTGATATTACTGACGCCATGATTTTAGGCACGTTAATGGAAGAGTTATTTGGTCACGGCATCGTGCTAGTGGCTACCTCTAACATAGTACCTGACGATTTGTATAAAAACGGATTGCAGCGAGCGCGATTCTTACCCGCAATTGATTTGCTTAATCAAAACACCCGTGTGGTAAATGTTGATAGCGGGATTGACTATCGCTTAAGAACCTTAGAGCAAGCTGAAATTTATCACTACCCACTTGATGATGAAGCCACAGAAAACTTACATAGTTATTTTTCTCAGTTAGCGCCAGAAGAAGGCTCTAAAGGAGAAGATATTGAGGTGAACAATCGCCAAATACCGACGCTTAGAAACGCTGACGGGGTTTTAATGATCGACTTCAAAGCATTGTGTGGCGGGCCTCGCAGCCAAAGCGACTACATCGAACTCAGTCGTTGTTATCATTCGGTGCTATTAGCTAATGTCGCGGAAATGGGCCAGCATAATGACGATGTAGCGCGCCGCTTTATTGCCATGGTAGACGAGTTCTACGAGCGTAACGTGAAACTCATTATATCGGCAGAAGTGGCGCTAGAAAGCCTGTATACAGAGGGGCTGCTTAACTTTGAGTTTAGACGCTGCCTTAGCCGCTTAAAGGAAATGCAGTCACACGATTACCTAGCAACCGAACATTTACCATAG
- a CDS encoding NAD(P)H-dependent oxidoreductase codes for MSHPIIEDLNKRYTVKKYDANKRISADDLATILEALRLSASSINSQPWKFVVVESDEAKQRLHDSFENKHQFNQLHAKEASHTILFAYDPKFTKEKFVKRVDAEVASGHLPEDMRENFMGAYAFAEANTDENGNNAAWTKAQVYLALGNVMHTLARLGIASTPMEGVDPDMLGELFADELDGHICEVALAMGYPDTEQDWNYGLPKARLPKDDVIAVV; via the coding sequence GTGTCTCATCCAATTATCGAAGATTTAAACAAGCGTTATACGGTCAAGAAGTACGATGCAAACAAACGCATCTCAGCTGACGACCTTGCTACCATTTTAGAAGCGTTAAGATTATCAGCGTCTTCGATTAATTCACAACCGTGGAAGTTTGTGGTTGTTGAAAGCGACGAAGCAAAGCAGCGTTTACATGATAGTTTTGAAAATAAGCATCAGTTTAACCAGCTTCACGCGAAAGAAGCATCGCACACTATCTTATTTGCTTACGACCCTAAATTCACTAAAGAAAAGTTTGTTAAACGTGTAGATGCAGAAGTCGCTTCTGGTCATTTACCTGAAGATATGCGTGAAAACTTTATGGGTGCTTATGCTTTCGCTGAAGCGAATACCGATGAAAATGGTAATAACGCAGCGTGGACTAAAGCGCAGGTGTATCTTGCACTTGGAAATGTAATGCATACATTAGCTCGTTTGGGTATTGCGTCTACGCCGATGGAGGGTGTTGACCCTGATATGTTAGGTGAATTATTCGCTGACGAACTAGACGGTCATATTTGTGAAGTTGCACTGGCTATGGGCTACCCTGATACAGAGCAAGACTGGAACTACGGTTTACCTAAAGCCCGCTTGCCAAAAGATGACGTAATTGCAGTGGTTTAG
- a CDS encoding group I truncated hemoglobin: MKLLKCIPIAVLALLNVLLSGCASTEKQSLYDEIGGHKTLNTVYGVAITRIYTDPVIGHYFKGVPKKHLRDQLVLQTCELIGGPCEYDGKTMLESHKALNIKEREFYILVEYVQGAMRDVGLTYQQENRILKKLAPIKYETVYL, from the coding sequence ATGAAATTGTTGAAATGTATTCCTATTGCAGTACTAGCGCTACTAAACGTTTTACTTTCAGGTTGTGCAAGTACTGAAAAGCAAAGTCTGTATGATGAAATTGGTGGCCATAAAACCCTGAACACTGTCTATGGTGTGGCTATCACCCGTATTTACACTGACCCTGTCATTGGACACTACTTTAAAGGGGTGCCAAAAAAGCACCTACGAGACCAACTCGTTTTGCAAACCTGTGAATTAATTGGCGGGCCTTGCGAGTACGATGGAAAAACAATGTTGGAGTCTCACAAAGCTCTTAACATCAAAGAGCGTGAATTCTATATTTTGGTAGAGTATGTTCAAGGCGCTATGCGCGATGTAGGCCTTACCTATCAACAAGAAAACCGTATTCTGAAAAAGTTAGCGCCAATAAAGTACGAAACGGTTTATCTTTAA